From one Rhodoferax sp. PAMC 29310 genomic stretch:
- a CDS encoding response regulator transcription factor, translating to MKTPKPRIAIVEDDVDQLHSIEEFLLDAGYTVWGAGSAESFYRNFMVNPVDVVILDVGLPGESGLSVAKLLMDRPEVAVIILSARDALNDRLLGMRSGADRYLIKPVSLLELAANIDAVGKRLVLHSDELNRSPSDLSKGPWTLATQDWQLVSPQGMVLPLTTHEFALLNCLIRSQGKVVSKQDLITQIQGARAQNGNERLNLLVARLRKKASDMLTEPLPLKTAHQLGYAFTAHARLSQEKNSV from the coding sequence ATGAAAACGCCAAAACCCCGCATTGCCATTGTTGAGGACGACGTCGATCAGTTGCATTCCATTGAGGAATTTTTACTGGATGCTGGGTATACGGTTTGGGGGGCAGGCAGCGCAGAGTCTTTCTATCGAAATTTCATGGTCAACCCCGTGGATGTCGTGATTCTGGACGTCGGCCTGCCGGGTGAAAGTGGCCTGTCTGTGGCCAAACTGTTGATGGACCGACCTGAGGTGGCGGTCATCATACTGAGTGCTCGGGATGCTCTCAATGACCGCTTGTTGGGGATGCGCTCCGGGGCTGATCGCTACCTGATTAAGCCTGTCAGCCTGCTTGAACTCGCCGCGAACATCGATGCGGTTGGCAAGCGCCTGGTGCTGCACTCAGATGAGCTAAATCGTTCTCCTTCCGATCTCTCAAAAGGACCCTGGACCTTGGCAACCCAAGACTGGCAACTCGTCTCACCACAGGGCATGGTGCTGCCTCTGACCACACACGAGTTCGCCCTACTGAACTGTCTGATCCGCTCGCAAGGCAAGGTTGTATCCAAGCAGGATTTGATCACACAGATCCAGGGCGCACGCGCACAAAATGGCAATGAGCGCTTGAACTTGCTGGTGGCCCGCCTGCGCAAGAAAGCCAGCGACATGCTGACTGAGCCGCTGCCCCTCAAAACGGCCCATCAACTGGGTTACGCGTTCACGGCGCACGCCCGTTTATCGCAAGAAAAGAATTCTGTCTAG
- a CDS encoding ABC transporter substrate-binding protein, which produces MLRRHILQLSALGALPSSLGLIQSAFAQSTNAIQFGCPVPVSGAFAANGKYADLGMKLAIEQYGTALKRPLAYTLLDTEGKPATAIRKVQEAAQQQGTRFFAGGILSSEALAMGKEAEKAGAIFITTAGADEITGADCNVATFRWSVPTFGAIEQTVRPLIESMPKAKRWYTITPQYVFGDGLLSAAKNIFKEKGIEHVGNSYHSLAEKEFSGYITNALAAKPDVLLLLNFGAQCADTLRQAVSFGMNKNMTILVAWASGLEQFESLGADLCEGIYFGAQYWHTVDSELNRDLVKRSNAVFKSNPNYSLAGSYTCTKLLIDGIIKAGTVEQKAVIAALEGMKYQGLTGEEEVRKADHQVVKNYYLLKGKAKSKMKNKDDYVDVLSSGKSFLPIDQTGCKRT; this is translated from the coding sequence ATGCTACGTCGTCACATCCTTCAACTATCCGCCTTGGGTGCTCTGCCCTCTTCACTGGGACTGATTCAGTCTGCTTTTGCCCAGTCAACAAACGCCATTCAATTTGGTTGTCCAGTTCCTGTGTCGGGTGCATTTGCCGCCAACGGCAAATATGCTGACTTGGGTATGAAGCTGGCCATAGAGCAATACGGCACCGCTCTCAAGCGGCCTCTGGCCTACACCTTGCTCGACACAGAGGGCAAACCAGCCACGGCCATTCGCAAGGTTCAGGAAGCTGCACAGCAACAAGGAACACGATTTTTTGCAGGCGGTATTTTGTCGTCCGAAGCCCTCGCGATGGGCAAGGAGGCCGAAAAAGCCGGCGCCATTTTCATCACCACAGCAGGTGCCGATGAAATCACGGGAGCCGACTGCAATGTTGCCACCTTCCGTTGGTCAGTGCCCACCTTTGGTGCCATTGAGCAGACGGTGCGCCCCCTCATTGAATCCATGCCCAAAGCCAAGCGCTGGTACACCATCACACCGCAGTACGTGTTTGGTGATGGCTTGCTGTCAGCAGCAAAAAACATCTTCAAAGAAAAAGGAATCGAGCATGTGGGCAACAGCTACCACTCGCTCGCCGAAAAGGAATTCAGCGGCTACATCACCAACGCCTTGGCAGCCAAGCCCGATGTTCTGCTGCTGCTGAACTTTGGTGCCCAATGCGCTGACACCTTGCGTCAAGCGGTGAGTTTTGGCATGAACAAGAACATGACCATCTTGGTCGCTTGGGCTTCCGGCTTGGAGCAGTTTGAATCGCTGGGCGCCGACCTGTGTGAAGGCATTTACTTTGGTGCGCAGTACTGGCATACCGTGGACTCCGAGCTGAACCGTGATTTGGTGAAGCGCTCCAACGCTGTATTCAAATCCAACCCCAACTACAGTCTGGCGGGTTCCTACACCTGCACCAAGCTGCTCATCGACGGCATCATCAAGGCGGGAACCGTTGAGCAAAAAGCGGTTATTGCTGCGCTTGAAGGCATGAAGTACCAAGGTTTGACGGGCGAAGAAGAGGTTCGCAAAGCTGACCACCAAGTGGTCAAAAACTACTACTTGCTTAAAGGCAAAGCGAAATCCAAAATGAAGAACAAGGACGACTATGTTGATGTCCTGAGCTCTGGCAAATCATTCCTTCCGATTGACCAAACAGGCTGCAAACGGACCTGA